The nucleotide sequence AAGTAAGTTCTTCAATTTCATTGCCTACTACACGTCTTGGGAGATTAAGATCTGCTTCCAGTTTAGCAATAGGTGACAATCTTTGTCCATTTATAATAGGAAGTAAAACAATAGTAGATTTAAGCTGATCAGCACAAGTCGGGCAAGCATCTCTATAGAGAGTTAGCGTGAAGATATAGGTAGGGGTATTGGAATAGTTTGTATCTCGTATAGCTGTAATTTGTCCTGCACGTAAATGTGTTGCATAAGACATCTGTGATAAAAGTACTATAGAGATAAATAGTGGAAAGAATAGTATATAGTGTTTCATAAGTGGATTGTAGTTTGATTACAAAACGCTTATAGTAACAGTGAAATTATATCTGGAGAAATAAAGTTTGAATAGATTTTATTGTGAAGTAAATCTTACTATGAATAGTAGCAAAAGCACTTTTAGCTGAAATATTACTGCAATGCAAATTGTAAAAGTGATTAAGTAATTAAAGGATGTAAATCTTTAAAACAATATGCAAGTACAGAGTGTTTTATTTACTGATAGAATACAAAAAACAAACATAGGACAACTTGCAAGTCAGTGGTAGACAAGTTTCTATTTTGGATTCCGCAGATTGTATTTGTTCCAAAGAGCTTTCATCAAATTAGTAGATCTTTATATGATAGAGTGTAGAAAAAGAACAGAAATGCTTGTAAGGTTTATTCAGTTTATAGGAATAGATTCTATAAATGTTTGGGAGACTCTGATTTCCATTCAGGTAGGTTATTTAGATTGAGTCAAAATAAATGGATTCTTTTGCATGCTATTATTTCCAAATGTACTTTTGAGCGATAGTAAAATATCAAAATAATATCTGTTTCACGTCAAAAAACTATCGAGTTATAACATTTATGAATTGGTTAGTAAACGCTTTAACCAGTACCATTGGCCGCAAAGTTCTGATGGCACTTAGTGGCCTGTTTTTAATAATATTTTTGGTAGTGCATTTGGTAGGGAATCTACAATTATTGAAAAGCGATGGAGGGGTAGCTTTTAATACATATGCAAAGTTTATGGGACACAATCCTTTGATCCAGACAGTTTCCATTCTAAACTTTGCTTTTATTCTGACCCACATCTTTGTTAGTTTATTTTTAACAATTCGTAACCGTAAGGCTCGTCCTCAAGGGTATGCATATGTGAATAATAGTAGCACCTGGAGTTCCCGTAATATGGGGATTTTGGGAACGATCATTCTGGTCTTTCTTGTTGTTCACTTAGTGAATTTTTGGGGAAGAATGAAATTAACAGATTTCGGGATTGGTTCTTATGTAGAACATGACGCAACTCAGGATTATCTTGACTTGTATACAACTACAAAAGCTGCATTTCAGGAATGGTGGTTAGTAGTGTTGTATGTGGTTTCCATGATTGCGCTGGCATTCCACCTCTCACATGGTTTTCAGAGTGCATTTCGTACACTAGGAGTCAATCATCCCAAATACACTCCTTTTCTGAAAGGTTTAGGCCTTGCTTTCTCTATTATAGTACCTGCAGGCTTTGCTATAATTCCTGTTTATATGTTTTTACAGGGATAATTAACTGTCAGTTATTCTTCAAAATATAAGACTCCGATAAATACAGCGCTGAATGTCTGAATAATATGGAGCAAAAATCTGAAATCTTAATTGTTTCACCTGTATGAAATTAGATTCAAAAATTCCAGAAGGTCCTTTAGCAGAAAAATGGACTAAACATAAATTTAATCTGAAGTTGGTAAACCCTGCCAACAAGCGTAAATACACCGTTATTGTTGTTGGTACAGGATTGGCAGGAGCTGCTGCAGCGGCTTCTCTGGCTGAATTAGGATACAATGTAAAAGCATTTTCATTTCACGATAGCCCACGCCGTGCACACTCAATTGCTGCACAGGGTGGGATTAACGCTGCTAAAAACTATCAAAACGATGGTGATAGTGTTTATCGGCTTTTTTATGATACAATCAAAGGGGGAGACTACCGTGCACGTGAAGCAAACGTATATCGTCTGGCAGAGGTGAGTGTTAATATCATTGATCAGGCTGTTGCACAAGGAGTACCTTTTGCCCGTGAATATGGTGGAACACTGGCTAACCGTTCATTTGGTGGAGCGCAGGTGTCCCGTACATTCTACGCACGGGGTCAAACCGGTCAGCAGTTGTTGTTGGGTGCTTATAGTGCACTGAACCGCCAGATTGCTAGCGGAAAAGTTACTATGTATACACGTACTGAGATGTTGGATGTAGTTACTATTGATGGTAAAGCACGTGGTATTATCACACGCAATCTGGTGACAGGAAAAATAGAGTCTCATGCTGGTGATGCTGTATTGCTATGTACTGGAGGATATGGAAACGTATTTTTCCTTTCTACCAATGCAATGAACAGCAATGTGACTGCTGCATGGCGTGCACATAAAAAAGGAGCTTTATTTAGTAATCCTTGTTATACTCAGATTCACCCTACCTGTATTCCGGTATCCGGAGACTATCAGTCTAAACTTACACTGATGTCCGAATCGTTGCGGAATGATGGACGGGTTTGGGTCCCTAAAAAAGTGGGTGATAACAGACCTCCTGATCAGATTCCTGAAGACGAACGTGATTATTACCTGGAGCGCCGTTATCGGTCATTTGGTAACCTGGTACCTCGGGATGTGGCTTCACGAAATGCTAAAATGGTATGTGATGAAGGACGTGGGGTAGGACCTACTAAACTGGCAGTTTATCTGGATTTCGCAGATGCTATCAAACGCGATGGAGAGCAGAAGATTTCTGAGAAATATGGTAACCTGTTTGATATGTATGAGAAGATCACAGGTGAAAATCCATACAAAATGCCTATGCGTATCTATCCTGCCGTTCACTATACAATGGGTGGATTGTGGGTTGATTATAACCTGATGACAAATATACCAGGGTTATATGCATTGGGAGAAGCTAATTTCTCTGATCATGGAGCTAACCGTCTAGGGGCAAGCGCGTTGATGCAGGGATTAGCAGATGGTTATTTTGTGATTCCTTATACTATCGGTGATTATCTGGCTGGTATGAACCCTGCTACAGACAAAGTATCTGTAGATCATCCTGAATTTAAAAAGGCAGAACAGGAAGTAATGGATATGACTAAAAAGTTATTATCTATTAATGGAACTAAAACAGTGGATGACCTGCATAAGGAATTAGGAAAGGTAATGTGGGAATATTGCGGAATGGCACGGAATGCGGAAGGTCTGAAGATTGCCAAACAAAAGATTAAAGAGATCAAAGCTGATTTCTGGAAAAATGTAAGAGTGTTGGGCAAAAATGAAGAACTAAACCAGAGTTTGGAGAAAGCACACCGCGTTGCTGACTTTATTGAATTAGGTGAGTTAATGGTAGATGATGCTTTGGCTCGTAACGAATCGTGTGGCGGGCACTTCCGTGAAGAGTACCAATCTGAAGATGGGGAAGCAGAACGGGATGATGAGCATTATGCCTATGTTTCTTGCTGGGAATACAAAGGACCAGGTCAGGAAGAAGAATTACACAAAGAAGAATTGATCTTCGAAAATGTGAAACTGACAAAACGAAGCTATAAATAAGAGGCTTCTCTTAACTTATTAAAAAAATAAAACCTTTTCTGCTGGATAAGGTTAACACGATACATATGAAACTGAATCTGAAAATATGGCGTCAGAGTGATGCTTCTGCCAGTGGCAAATTGGTGGATTATAAAGTGGATATCAATCCGGAGATGTCTTTTCTGGAAATGCTTGATGTGTTGAATGAAGAGTTAGCCAGAAAAGGAGAAGATCCGGTTGCTTTTGATCATGATTGTCGTGAAGGAATTTGTGGGGCATGTAGTTTATACATAAATGGTCGTCCGCATGGACCGATGCAGACCACTACATGCCAGTTGCACATGCGTCATTTTAAAGATGGCGAAACTATTATAATAGAACCATGGCGTGCAGCTGCATTTCCACTTCTTAAGGATTTGGTTGTCGATCGTTCTGCTTTTGATCGTATCAACCATGCTGGTGGGTTCGTTTCTGTGAATACTGGTTCTGCTCCAGATGCGAATGAGATACTTATTCCCAAAACGGAATCAGATGAGGCGTTTAACTCTGCAGCTTGCATCGGATGTGGTGCGTGTGTAGCAGCTTGTAAAAATGCTTCCGCTATGTTGTTTGTAAGTGCTAAAATTTCTCACCTGGCTTTATTACCTCAGGGACAACCTGAGCGGGAACGTCGGGCAGAAAATATGGTAGCTCAGATGGATGCCGAAGGTTTTGGTGCATGTACAAATACAGGGGCTTGCTCTATTGAATGTCCAAAAGGAATCTCTATGAGCAATATTGCTTTAATGAACCGTGATTTTATTTTCGCTTCTCTTACTTCTAAACCTGAATTAAAGGTATCTGAAGGCGCATAGTTTATTTCTATATAAATTTAAAACCTGGCATTTGATATACTATTAAATGCCAGGTTTTTCTTTTTTAAGAATAGCATTTCCTTATATGTGGGTAAGGAGGGTAGGAAGCGGGTAGGTTGCGGGTAAGATCTAAGTAACTGATAATCAGTTAGGGTAAGAAGGGTAGGATGTTTAGGGCTAAACGGTAGCAGAAGAATAGGAGCAGAAAGGGTTAGTATATACTATATTTAGTATTTTCTTTTTATATTATATATAACACACGTAGACTAGAAAATATTCTTACCCCTTCTTACCCTAACTGATTATCAGTTACTTAGATCTTACCCGCAACCTACCCGCTTCCTACCCTTCTTACCCTCTATAAATAGTTTTATTTCCAGTTATTTTAATTCTATTTTAGAACTAATTATTCAACACAAGAAAATATAGTTAATTATACAACAAATATGGAATATGTAATTATAGTGGCTGGAGGTTCTGGAAGCCGTATGAGATCTGATATACCTAAACAATTTCTGGAAGTCAGAGGATTACCTATTTTGATGCATACCATAAGACGTTTTTATGAATATTCCCAACATATTCAGATAGTTCTTGCATTACCTGTAGAACAAATAGCGACATGGGAGAATTTAAGAGAAAAATATGCTTTTACGATTGATGCAAAAATAGTGACCGGAGGAAAAACACGCTTTCAGTCTGTTAAGAATGGCCTTCAGGTAATCAATGATGTAGAAGGTGTAGTTGCTATTCATGATGGCGTACGTCCATTTGTCCCTATAAACGTAATACAGCGTAGTTTCCAGGTTGCAAAAGAAAACGGTTCTGCAGTTGCAGCAGTATCTTTAAAGGATTCTATTCGTCAAGTTCTATCAGATGGAACTACACAAAGTGTAAACCGGGCTGATTTTCGCCTAATTCAAACACCACAAACATTCCAGACCTCTCTCATTAAAAAAGCATTTGAAGTGCCAGAGTCTGAACTATTTACAGATGATGCAAGTGTAGCAGAAGCTGCCGGGCATAGAATTTTATTAATTGAAGGTGATTACCGGAATATAAAGATTACTACTCCCGAAGATCTGGAATGGGCTCAGTATGTCTCTAATTAGGGATCTTTATCCTTTCTACTGCTAATAAGTAACTTCACAATATAATTACAGATGTATGATTTGTGTTCTAATTTGTAATTTATTAGACGGAAACTGTAAATATTTCTCAATTTAAAATAGGAATTGCATTAGTGAGAAAATATAATGGGCTTATAATAAGCTTGTTGTATTTTTTTTATATATGCAATTTTCTTGTATTATTGCTTGTGATTTTAGTGCACAGCATAAACTTGCATATGTAAGAAAGTAAATAAAACTATTGTAACCCTTTCATTTTAAAAGGATTACTTTGATATACTGAACTACTGTACTGAAAGGTGATAAATTTTGTTACTTACAGACTTAGAGGCTTTTACAGAATTCCAAGTTGCACAAATGATATGAAACAACTCTACATTATGGGAAGATTAGTCTTACGCCAGCCATTATTTTTTCTTCTTTCACTTTTTTTTATCTGTAATATCTCTCAGGCACAACCTGGAAAAGATGGTCCTTTGACAGTTTCAACTTCCGGATTAGTCGTCAATAAATATACACGCCTAACAGCAAACATTACTGCTGGAGCCAATACTGCTACTGTAAATAATATTGCAAGCGACTTAGGCGGGTTGCAAAACGGAGATTTGATAATGATCATCCAGATGCAGGGAGCCAGCATTACTACCACAGATGATATAAATTATGGTAGTGTATCTAATTATAATAATGCAGGAAAGTATGAATTCAAATATGTTACAGGTATCAACGGCAACACGTTTCGTGTGTATGGTACCTTTGCCAATAGCTATACTGCAACTGGACATGTACAAGTTGTAAAAGTACCTCAATACTCAACCTTAACAGTTAATGCAGGCGCTTCTGTTACTGCGCCAGCATGGGATGGCATTGTAGGAGGAATTGTTGCGATTCATGCACAAACTACGATTACTGTTAATGGTACAATTACGGTTGATGCATTAGGATTTAGAGGAGGAGCGGTAGATAATGCAAGTGCGTTAGTAAGTAACGGCCCATATACCAGTTATATAACTTCCAGTAGTTTAAATGGGGGAGAAAAAGGAGAAGGAATTGCTGGATATCAGCCTGAATATGATTTACTAGGTGGTAGATACGGACGAGGAGCTCCAGCCAATGGCGGTGGTGGTGGTAATACGCACAATGCTGGCGGAGGAGGTGGTGCTAATGGTGGAAATGTTGCTCTATGGACAGGGCAGGGAGTTATGTGTCCAGCATGTTCAGGAGCTGCTGCATGGGCACTTGATCCAGGGTATGCTGCTAATAGTAATTCCTTGACTACTTCACAGGGTGGAGGAAGAGGAGGATATACTAGAGGTATTAATAATATGGATGCTTTAACTGTTGGGCCTGGTAACGTTGCCTGGGGAGATAATAAAAGGAATGAAGTAGGAGGTTTGGGGGGACGTCCATTAACTGCTGCTCCTGGAAGTCGTATTTTCTTTGGTGGTGGAGGTGGTGCCGGTGATGCAAATAGTAATTCAGGAGGCAATGGGGGT is from Xanthocytophaga agilis and encodes:
- a CDS encoding succinate dehydrogenase cytochrome b subunit — protein: MNWLVNALTSTIGRKVLMALSGLFLIIFLVVHLVGNLQLLKSDGGVAFNTYAKFMGHNPLIQTVSILNFAFILTHIFVSLFLTIRNRKARPQGYAYVNNSSTWSSRNMGILGTIILVFLVVHLVNFWGRMKLTDFGIGSYVEHDATQDYLDLYTTTKAAFQEWWLVVLYVVSMIALAFHLSHGFQSAFRTLGVNHPKYTPFLKGLGLAFSIIVPAGFAIIPVYMFLQG
- a CDS encoding fumarate reductase/succinate dehydrogenase flavoprotein subunit, translating into MKLDSKIPEGPLAEKWTKHKFNLKLVNPANKRKYTVIVVGTGLAGAAAAASLAELGYNVKAFSFHDSPRRAHSIAAQGGINAAKNYQNDGDSVYRLFYDTIKGGDYRAREANVYRLAEVSVNIIDQAVAQGVPFAREYGGTLANRSFGGAQVSRTFYARGQTGQQLLLGAYSALNRQIASGKVTMYTRTEMLDVVTIDGKARGIITRNLVTGKIESHAGDAVLLCTGGYGNVFFLSTNAMNSNVTAAWRAHKKGALFSNPCYTQIHPTCIPVSGDYQSKLTLMSESLRNDGRVWVPKKVGDNRPPDQIPEDERDYYLERRYRSFGNLVPRDVASRNAKMVCDEGRGVGPTKLAVYLDFADAIKRDGEQKISEKYGNLFDMYEKITGENPYKMPMRIYPAVHYTMGGLWVDYNLMTNIPGLYALGEANFSDHGANRLGASALMQGLADGYFVIPYTIGDYLAGMNPATDKVSVDHPEFKKAEQEVMDMTKKLLSINGTKTVDDLHKELGKVMWEYCGMARNAEGLKIAKQKIKEIKADFWKNVRVLGKNEELNQSLEKAHRVADFIELGELMVDDALARNESCGGHFREEYQSEDGEAERDDEHYAYVSCWEYKGPGQEEELHKEELIFENVKLTKRSYK
- a CDS encoding succinate dehydrogenase/fumarate reductase iron-sulfur subunit; this encodes MKLNLKIWRQSDASASGKLVDYKVDINPEMSFLEMLDVLNEELARKGEDPVAFDHDCREGICGACSLYINGRPHGPMQTTTCQLHMRHFKDGETIIIEPWRAAAFPLLKDLVVDRSAFDRINHAGGFVSVNTGSAPDANEILIPKTESDEAFNSAACIGCGACVAACKNASAMLFVSAKISHLALLPQGQPERERRAENMVAQMDAEGFGACTNTGACSIECPKGISMSNIALMNRDFIFASLTSKPELKVSEGA
- a CDS encoding 2-C-methyl-D-erythritol 4-phosphate cytidylyltransferase — encoded protein: MEYVIIVAGGSGSRMRSDIPKQFLEVRGLPILMHTIRRFYEYSQHIQIVLALPVEQIATWENLREKYAFTIDAKIVTGGKTRFQSVKNGLQVINDVEGVVAIHDGVRPFVPINVIQRSFQVAKENGSAVAAVSLKDSIRQVLSDGTTQSVNRADFRLIQTPQTFQTSLIKKAFEVPESELFTDDASVAEAAGHRILLIEGDYRNIKITTPEDLEWAQYVSN